A window of Bacillota bacterium contains these coding sequences:
- a CDS encoding DEAD/DEAH box helicase, which yields MEQLMIDTYHGLKLDDFQREAIYHLDQGMSVFVSAPTGTGKTLIADYIIEKDFAAGSRVIYTAPIKALSNQKYKQFKALVGEANVGLVTGDVVTNESAPIVLMTTEIFRNMLLESNDSMEDVAHVIFDEIHYIADEERGFVWEESLIFMPEHMQFLGLSATVPNADQLAQWMGTLRAEPIKVVKAFDRVVPLEHRFYSPETGICSRKTVVRYYKRHDLGQLSYQERQQQRRARMQNPPHIGLLKELGPDYLPVLFFVFSRRGTEQLAQELSAVQDYLTPGEKAEVEATMERHLEGLSVQGLISVERLRDCLVKGIAFHHAGMLPALKEVVEELFERRLVKVLYATETFAVGVNFPVRTVCFESYRKFDGRGFRALTNNEYFQMAGRAGRRGIDVKGYVFVNVAFDFFDPNELIRPNESRLEPVQSQFVLSYNSVLNMIQNHSDGEIRELLKKNLLVYQSQSEVTALQAKLDELTAELAEVSRGGAGGNEGRDKRVQRRIARIKRARKRVQRKLVRMPNDDRIYEQFQRKKELMEALRYVSGQELTARGKMAANMHIQELLVTELYFAGVFHDFTEDEINALAVSIDYEPRRNEMPKAYKLVDFRKPERIARRLQRLENTLLGEVTVTLENHLHELAYLWSQGADFAELLEMEPQVTEGDLISAFRRAIDLLRQLRRACQQDRPLADKLSRCIEKLDRDVVEIRL from the coding sequence GTGGAGCAACTGATGATCGATACTTACCATGGCTTAAAACTAGACGACTTTCAACGGGAGGCTATCTACCATCTGGACCAGGGGATGTCAGTGTTTGTATCGGCTCCGACGGGGACGGGAAAGACCTTAATCGCCGATTATATTATTGAGAAGGACTTTGCTGCCGGTTCACGGGTGATCTACACTGCGCCCATCAAGGCTTTGAGTAATCAGAAGTACAAGCAGTTTAAGGCCTTGGTGGGAGAGGCCAATGTGGGCCTGGTCACCGGTGACGTCGTTACCAACGAATCGGCACCGATTGTGTTGATGACAACGGAGATTTTCCGCAACATGCTGCTGGAAAGCAATGACTCCATGGAAGATGTGGCCCATGTGATCTTCGATGAGATCCATTACATCGCCGATGAAGAGCGGGGTTTTGTCTGGGAGGAAAGTCTGATTTTCATGCCGGAACATATGCAGTTCTTGGGGCTGAGCGCCACGGTGCCCAACGCCGATCAGTTGGCCCAGTGGATGGGGACTTTGCGGGCCGAGCCCATTAAGGTGGTCAAGGCCTTTGACCGAGTTGTCCCCTTGGAGCATCGCTTCTACTCGCCGGAGACCGGTATCTGTTCCCGCAAGACCGTGGTTCGGTACTATAAACGCCACGACCTGGGTCAGCTATCCTACCAAGAGCGACAGCAGCAACGCCGAGCCCGAATGCAAAACCCGCCCCATATCGGCCTGCTCAAGGAGCTGGGTCCAGACTACCTGCCGGTGCTGTTTTTTGTTTTCAGTCGCCGGGGAACGGAGCAGTTGGCCCAGGAGTTATCTGCGGTACAGGACTATCTTACTCCCGGGGAAAAGGCGGAAGTAGAGGCCACCATGGAGCGCCACCTGGAGGGTTTGTCGGTCCAGGGATTAATCAGTGTGGAAAGATTGCGGGATTGCCTGGTCAAGGGGATTGCCTTCCATCATGCGGGGATGCTGCCGGCCCTGAAGGAAGTTGTGGAGGAACTCTTTGAACGCCGCCTGGTGAAGGTTCTCTATGCTACCGAGACCTTTGCCGTCGGGGTTAATTTCCCGGTGCGCACCGTCTGCTTTGAATCCTATCGCAAGTTCGATGGCCGGGGATTTCGTGCTTTGACCAATAACGAGTACTTTCAAATGGCAGGGCGGGCCGGGCGCCGGGGGATCGATGTCAAGGGATATGTGTTTGTGAATGTTGCCTTCGATTTCTTCGACCCCAATGAGCTGATTCGTCCCAATGAGTCGAGACTGGAGCCGGTGCAAAGCCAGTTTGTGCTTTCCTATAACTCCGTGTTGAACATGATTCAAAATCACAGCGATGGGGAAATTCGGGAGTTACTGAAGAAGAACCTGTTGGTGTATCAGAGCCAATCGGAAGTGACGGCTTTGCAGGCAAAACTAGATGAACTCACTGCTGAGCTGGCGGAGGTAAGCAGGGGTGGAGCCGGCGGTAACGAAGGAAGGGATAAACGGGTACAGAGGAGAATAGCGCGGATCAAACGGGCTCGAAAGCGAGTGCAGCGAAAGCTGGTGCGGATGCCCAACGATGACCGCATCTATGAGCAATTTCAGCGGAAGAAGGAGCTCATGGAGGCCCTCCGTTATGTTTCCGGCCAGGAATTGACAGCTCGGGGTAAGATGGCGGCCAACATGCATATTCAGGAGCTGTTGGTCACCGAACTGTACTTTGCCGGGGTCTTTCACGATTTCACTGAAGATGAGATCAATGCTCTGGCGGTGAGCATTGATTATGAGCCCCGGAGAAATGAGATGCCGAAAGCCTACAAGCTGGTGGATTTTCGCAAGCCAGAGCGAATCGCTCGGCGTCTGCAGCGACTGGAGAACACCCTCCTGGGAGAGGTCACTGTCACCTTGGAGAACCATCTCCATGAGTTGGCTTACCTGTGGAGTCAGGGAGCGGACTTTGCTGAGCTGCTGGAGATGGAACCCCAGGTGACGGAGGGAGACCTAATTTCCGCTTTCCGGCGGGCCATCGATCTGTTGCGTCAGTTGCGCCGAGCCTGTCAGCAGGACAGGCCCCTGGCGGACAAACTGTCTCGCTGCATTGAAAAGCTCGACCGTGATGTGGTAGAAATTAGGTTATAG